The nucleotide window CTCACCAAGCCGAAGATCTGTAGGGGCCTTGAGAGAGGGAGCCCCGAGAAGGGCACTGAGATACTGGCCCTAGCCCTACGGGGTGCAGCAGGCGCGAAACCTTTACAATGCACGAAAGTGTGATAAGGGAACCCAAAGTGCTTAGTTTAACTAGGCTTTTGCCAAGAGTAAATATCTTGGAGAATAAGTGGTGGGCAAGACTGGTGCCAGCCGCCGCGGTAATACCAGCGCCACGAGTGGGAACTATAATTATTGGGCCTAAAGCGTCCGTAGCCGGTTTAATAAATTTCTTGTGAAATTGTTGAGCTTAACTTAACAACGTGCAGGAAAGACTGTTAAACTTGGGATTGGGAGGGGTTAGAAGTATCTTTGGAGTAGCGGTAAAATGTTATAATTCTAAGGAGACTACCAATGGCGAAGGCATCTAACCAGAACAAGTCCGACGGTGAGGGACGAAAGCTAGGGGAGCAAACCGGATTAGATACAAATGAAGCGTCATTTGATAACGCACGCAAGTGCAACATTAGCTACGCTAAGTTGCACGACATATATGTTGTTTGCAAACAAAACTATTAACATATAAATGTGCTAATATATCGTTTCATTAATGCTAAAGACCCGAGTAGTCCTAGCCGTAAACGCTGCGAGCAAGATGTTGCATATTCTTCGTGAATATGCAGTATCGAAGAGAAGTCGTTAAGCTCGCCGCCTGGGAAGTATGGTCGCAAGACTGAAACTTAAAGGAATTGGCGGGGGAGCACTACAAAGGGTGCGGCGTGCGGTTTAATCTAACTCAACGCAGAGAATCTCACCAGAAGCGACGGTAGAATGAAAGTCAGATTAAAGGTCTTACTTGACGAGCCGAGAGGTAGTGCATGGCCGCCGTCAGCTCGTTCCGTAAGGTGTCCTGTTAAGTCAGGCAACGAGCGAGACCTGTACCTATAATTGCCAGCAGCAGAATTTCTGGACTGGGCACATTATGGGGACTGCCCTGGAAACAGGGAGGAAGGTGCAGGCTACGGTAGGTCTGTATGCTCCGAATCTTCTGGGCTACACGCGCGCAACAATGGTAGAGACAATGGGATGCAACTCCGAAAGGAGAAGCTAATCCTCCAAACTCTATCTCAGTTCAGATTGAGGATTGTAACTCATCCTCATGACGCTGGAATCCCTAGTAATCAGGTCTTATCATGGCCCGGTGAATATGTCCCTGCTCCTTGCACACACTGCCCGTCAAATCAACCGAGTTGAGCTTAGATGAGATTTAATTTTTTGATTAAAGCGAATCTGGGCTTAGTGAGGTGGGTTAAGTCGTCACAAGGTCACCGTAGGGGAACCTGCGGTGGGATCACCTCCTTTTTATTTTTATCAAAATAACTGGAACTTTACTCTTTTCATAATCATTATGGGCCCGTAGCTCAGCCGTAGAGCGTCGCCCTTGCATGGGTTTAACCTTTAAGTAAGGCGGAGGTCTCGGGTTCGAAAGGATGGATCTCAAAGGATTTATTCAGAAAGTCCCGACGGGTCCATTCCAAATCACATTTCAATCATTCATAACTCATATTTATTAAATTAAATGCAGTTCAACAATGAATTTTGTTGGATCAAGGGTTGACGTCTTGGAAATCTTAAATTTCCGAGATGCTCAAAAATCTTAGATTTTTGACATTTAAATGAAACCATACATAGGTAAATCCAATTAGATGATTAAACACTATTAGGTGGATGACTAGGCTCTAATGCTGATGAAGAACGTGACAAGCTACGATATGCTCTGGCGAGTGGCACGTACACGTTGAACCAGAGATTTTTGAATAGGACTTCCTTTTAAATCCGCAAGGATGGGGAACCTGGGGAATTGAAACGTCTTAGTACCCAGAGGAAAAGAAATCAATAGAGATATGCTTAGTAAGAGCGACTGAAAGGCATATAAGGCAAACTGAATCCTGTATGGAAATATATAGGAGATGTGGTGTTGTAAGGCTGCTCATTATTCTATCTAGGGAACTTGAAGTTTTCTGGAAAGTTACGCCATAGAGGGTGATAGCCCCGTAAAGGTAACTTAGAAGATGTTTGAGCGTGTTCTTGAGTAGTGCCCACTGAATACTGGGTACGAAATTAGGAGAATCAACTTCTAACCTTAAATACAATTAGAGACCGATAGCAAACCAGTACCGTGAGGGAAAGTTGAAAAGAACCCTTAACAGGGAGTTAAAAGATCCTGAAACCTAATAGTTATAGTGGGGTACGGCTCTTCGGAGTTGTACCGTTCGTTTTGAATAACGAGCCAGGGAGTTTACTTAAGTGGCAAGGTTAGAGTGTTAAAACTCAAGCCATAGCGAAAGCGATTACCCGCAGTTTACGAGGGGTAAGGTGTGAAAGTGCCTTTAAGTCACTTGAGTATGACCCGAAGCCGGACGATCTAAGCGAGGGTAAGGTGAAATGCGAGTTATATCGCATGGAGGCCTGAAGAAGTTCTACGGGCAAGTGTTTTTCTAACCTTCGTTTAGGGGTGAAAAGCCAATCGAGTCCGGCAATAGCTGGTTCCTACCGAAGTTGGCCTTAGTCAAGCGTCGTCAGAGATTGCTGAGAGGGTAGAGATACTAATTGAGGGTTTAGGTTTCGAAAGAGATCGGTCTTCATTTAAACTCCGAATATCTTAGCATCGTAGAAGACGGCAGACGCCGGCAAGGGGTAAGCCTTTGTCGGGAGAGGGGAACAACCCAGACTATAGTTAAGGTCCCAAAAACTAATCAAGTGTTAAAGGGTGAAGGGTGTCTATAACCACAGACAGCGAGGAGGTTGGCTTAGAAGCAGCCATCCTTTAAAAAGTGCGTAACAGCTTACTTGTCAAGGTTATAGGCCCTTAAAATGGACGGGGCTAAATTAGTTACCGATACTATAGGCAACTGAAAAGTTTGCGATAGGTAGGCGTTCTATTTGAGTAGAAGTATCTCTGAGAGGGGGTATGAATCAAATAGAAATGAGAATCCTGGCGAAAGTAGGAGCATAGTAGCTTGAGAATAGCTACCACCGAAAGGGCAAGGGTTCCTTGACAATGTAGTTCAGTCAAGGGTAAGTTGATCCTAACTGATCTCCTAGACGGAGATATATGGAAAGGGAAACAGGTTAATATTCCTGTACTATTTAAGTATGCGTGGCAACACAAGGTTAATTCTTGACGCTTTGGATTAGACCAATTAAGACTGTCGTCTTAATTAACAGAAATAAATCAAGGGAGTATCGTAATGATGAGAACTTGATTAAATTTTGGAATAGCAAGCCTATGGCTTGTTTGGTTGATATCTGGAGCCCGTGAAAAAAGAATTAGCAAAGATCTTAGATAATCATACCCAGAACCAGCACAGGTGCCCCTGGGTGAGAAGCCCAAGGTGTGAAGGTTTAATCTGATTGAGGGAATTCGGCAAAATAGCCCTGTATCTTAGGTATAAAGGGTCCCTGCATTTGTATGTTTTTATATGCGATTGCAAGGTTCAATAACAAAGAGGGTCCGACTGTTTAACAAAAACTTAACTGACTGCTAAGCTGCAAAGCCTTGTATAGTCGGTGACGTCTGCCCAGTGTCCGTACTTGAAACTTGGGTTCAACCAAGCTAAGAGCGGATAAACGGCGGGGGTAACTATAACTCTCTTAAGGTAGCGAAATGCCTTGCCGTTTTATTGACGGCCTGCATGAATGGCGTAACGAGATCCTCACTGTCCCCAATCAGAATCCTCCGAATCCTCTTTACTGGTGCAAAGGCCAGTGATCTCCAGTGGGAAGCGAAGACCCCGTGAAACTTTACTGTAGTTTGTTGTTGTGAAGTTGGTTTTAATGTATAGTGTAAGTGGGAGTCGTTAAAGCTTAGACGCTAGTTTGAGTGTAGACACCAATGTAACACCACTCTTTGAAACTTACTTTGCTTACTTGGAAACAAGGACATCAATAGATGGACAGTTTGGCTGGGGTGGCACACCGTTGAAAATATATCAATGGTGCCCAATGGTTGACTCAGGAAGGTCAGAAATCTTCTGTTGAGTGCAAAGGCAAAAGTCAGCCTGATTGGATTTAAACCAAGAATAATCCAAAGTAGAAATACTGGCTTAGCGAACCTCTGTGCCTTCTTGATGGGGGCCAGAGATGACCGAAAAGTTACTCCGGGGATAACAGAGTTGTCGCGCCCAAGAGTTCAAATTGGATGAAATAATTCATCCATGAATATATCGACGGCGCGGCTTGCTACATCGATGTCGGCTCTTCCTATCCTGGCTGTGCATAAGCAGCCAAGGGTGCGGGTGTTCACCGATTAAAAGGGATCGTGAGCTGGGTTCAGAACGCTGTGAGGCAGTTTGTTTGATATCTACTGGAGATGTTGATGTCTGAAGGGAAGGGACTCATAGTACGAGAGGAACTGAGTCTCGGGGCCACTGGTCTATCTGTTATCTGACAAGGTATGCAGAGCAGCTACGCCCTCCACGGATAAGTGCTGAAAGCATCTAAGCACCAAGCCGTCCTTGAAAATAGACATCTTAGAACACGGATAGAAGATCCGTTTGATGGGATTGATGTGTACGTACCAAGGCAACGAGGTATTCAGCATGCAATTTCCAATAGTTCATTTATTCTAATTGGATATATTTACCTATGTATGGTTTCTTTTTTTACTTTCTAATTTTTTATCTTTAATAGTGAAAACTATAATCTTTTTAATTTAAATATTCTCCATCTGATAATAGTAACAACCAAAACATTTATAAGTGGATTCTCATTAATTGTTTTATATTTTACTAGGAGGCATATAAATGATTGTAGATTTTGGTGGAGAATTGGAAGAAGTAATTACTAGGGAAGAATTCCCTCTAGAGAAAGCAAGAAAAATTTACAAAGATGAAACAATTTCTTTCCTAGGTTATGGTTCACAAGGACCTGCCCAAAGTAAGAACGCAAGAAATCAGGGCTTCAAAGTTATTATTGGTCAAAGAAAATACGATGGGAAAAAAGTTTCAAAAAATTGGAAGAAAGCATTAGAAGATGGTTGGGAGCCTGGGAAAAATTTATTTTCTGATTTGAGAGAAGCTTCATCTAGGGGAGACACTGTGGCTATGTTAACGTCAGATGCTTCTTCATATGAAGTTTGGCAAACCATATCTAATGGATTAGAAGAAGGAAATCTTCTTTATTTTTCACATGGAATGCCATTAATTTTTGGAGGAATAACCCCTCCTAAAAATATTGATGTTGGTATGATTGCCCCTAAAGGTGCAGGTGCAGGCTTACGAGATATGTTCAAGAGGGGAACTGGAACAAACGCAAGTTTTGCATTAGAACAAGATTTCACAGGCAATCTAAGAGATAGAGTATTAGCAATGGGGAGGGCTATTGGAACAGGATACGTTTTCGGAAATACAATGGGTCTAGAAGTTGTCGAAGATCATCATGGTGAGAGAAATACTTTGCTTGCAAGTGCTGGTGCAGTTGCTCAATCAGCGTATATGCGAGCTTGTGCTTCTGGAATGAATAGACGTGATGCATTTATATATACTTCTGAACAATTGACACAAGTTATTTTACCTATTATTGGCGCAGAAGGTGCAAAAGGTATCTATGACAGAGCACAAGCAGCAGGAAAAGCACATATTGT belongs to Candidatus Woesearchaeota archaeon B3_Woes and includes:
- a CDS encoding ketol-acid reductoisomerase, producing MIVDFGGELEEVITREEFPLEKARKIYKDETISFLGYGSQGPAQSKNARNQGFKVIIGQRKYDGKKVSKNWKKALEDGWEPGKNLFSDLREASSRGDTVAMLTSDASSYEVWQTISNGLEEGNLLYFSHGMPLIFGGITPPKNIDVGMIAPKGAGAGLRDMFKRGTGTNASFALEQDFTGNLRDRVLAMGRAIGTGYVFGNTMGLEVVEDHHGERNTLLASAGAVAQSAYMRACASGMNRRDAFIYTSEQLTQVILPIIGAEGAKGIYDRAQAAGKAHIVAEMQKIISGATVDINDNLYKSCSSGNEARIALESNNLPGYRDQLKGELDKLNTKDIWKTGFDVRGMNIDRTYGLKIENWELTGAMLGLIDSQYACLTSNGHRLSACFNETVEELTQCLNPKFYQDSGCSGLIGVCSTTAQRGALDWLPQFERVISAAWPEKVVGSDVLQGYSPTNVWTVGEIVRGLRPENQAK